The following are from one region of the Pseudodesulfovibrio piezophilus C1TLV30 genome:
- the dsrJ gene encoding sulfate reduction electron transfer complex DsrMKJOP subunit DsrJ yields the protein MKMHYGFPIIAGLVIFIGLLCAPFFKGVAVTKEYKQPELKLPVGETECIESKEYMRENHMQLLNNWRDWALRDGKRVYTNHKGKEFTISLQNTCMKCHVSRADFCDKCHADAGVSPYCWDCHIQPEGLK from the coding sequence ATGAAAATGCACTATGGATTCCCGATCATAGCTGGTCTGGTTATCTTCATTGGCCTCCTCTGCGCTCCCTTCTTCAAGGGTGTGGCAGTGACCAAGGAATACAAACAGCCTGAGCTCAAGCTCCCTGTGGGCGAGACTGAATGCATCGAGTCCAAGGAGTACATGCGGGAAAACCACATGCAACTCCTCAACAATTGGCGCGACTGGGCTTTGCGTGATGGCAAGCGTGTCTACACGAACCACAAAGGCAAAGAGTTCACCATCTCCCTGCAGAACACCTGCATGAAGTGCCACGTGAGCAGGGCAGACTTCTGCGACAAGTGTCACGCCGATGCCGGTGTCTCTCCCTATTGCTGGGATTGCCATATTCAGCCGGAGGGTTTGAAATAA
- the dsrO gene encoding sulfate reduction electron transfer complex DsrMKJOP subunit DsrO: MKNNRRTFIKLAGLAAAGLAIAPKAMASSGGHSPVKPHAEGFHGKHWAMVIDTTKLHDEEEIAKLAHVCHSLHNVPEAKGKKEIKWIWSDEYEHTFPEQENPHMSEEVHHRDFVLMCNHCEHPPCVRVCPTKATYKRPDGIVAMDYHRCIGCRYCMAGCPFGARSFNWGEPRKNLDLTKLNPEYPTRMRGVVEKCNFCVERLSVGKIPACAEASEGAMIFGDLADPESEVRKVLRERFTIRRKPAAGTEPSVYYII, from the coding sequence ATGAAGAATAACAGAAGAACCTTCATCAAGCTTGCCGGTCTGGCTGCCGCCGGTCTTGCCATTGCTCCCAAGGCCATGGCTTCCAGCGGTGGGCACTCCCCGGTCAAGCCCCATGCCGAGGGTTTCCACGGCAAACACTGGGCAATGGTCATCGATACGACCAAGCTGCATGACGAGGAAGAGATCGCCAAGTTGGCCCATGTCTGCCACTCCCTCCACAATGTCCCTGAAGCCAAGGGCAAGAAGGAAATCAAGTGGATATGGTCAGACGAATATGAGCACACCTTCCCCGAGCAGGAAAACCCGCATATGTCCGAAGAAGTGCACCACCGTGACTTCGTCCTGATGTGCAACCACTGTGAGCACCCGCCGTGCGTACGAGTCTGCCCCACCAAGGCGACCTACAAGCGCCCTGACGGCATCGTTGCCATGGATTACCACCGCTGCATCGGCTGCCGCTACTGCATGGCCGGTTGTCCTTTCGGAGCGCGCTCCTTCAACTGGGGCGAACCTCGCAAGAATCTGGACCTTACCAAGCTGAACCCCGAGTACCCAACTCGTATGCGCGGCGTTGTCGAGAAGTGCAACTTCTGCGTTGAGCGGCTGTCCGTCGGTAAAATCCCGGCTTGTGCCGAGGCCTCGGAAGGAGCCATGATCTTCGGCGACCTCGCTGACCCCGAGTCCGAAGTCCGCAAGGTTCTGCGCGAACGGTTCACCATTCGTCGTAAACCCGCTGCCGGCACCGAGCCCAGCGTTTACTATATCATTTAG
- the dsrP gene encoding sulfate reduction electron transfer complex DsrMKJOP subunit DsrP has translation MLELALKGSKRYYGWIAFLLVLICIGSLAWLDQLMNGLGVTGMSRDVSWGFYISQFTYLVGLAASGVMIVLPNYFHNYKTNKHMVIFGEFMAIGACIMCLMFIVVDIGQPSRMLNVIFHAAPNSILFYDMIVLNGYLALNLLVGWTCLQADRQNLPHPKWLKPFIYTSVIWAFSIHTVTAFLYQGLPGRHYWLTAILAARFLASAFCSGPAILLLVMMVTQKFTTFRMPKNALKTLVKIIAYAMCVNMFFFMLEVFTAFYSNMPGHTHSLVYLFAGSHGHHELVGLMWTFIGLAALSIIMLTTPKLRNNLKLLPFTLVILVIATWIDKGLGLLIGGFNPTPFDTITPYWPTGKELLVSMMVYAIGALVVTVLFKIATDVKQEMGHSQLLPCGCSSEDHCDCTMECGCPKGECTCEAVDAPAEA, from the coding sequence ATGCTTGAATTAGCTCTCAAAGGTTCCAAGAGATATTACGGCTGGATCGCATTCCTCCTGGTTCTTATCTGCATCGGGTCACTGGCGTGGCTCGACCAGTTGATGAATGGCCTGGGGGTCACAGGCATGAGCCGTGACGTCTCCTGGGGCTTTTACATCTCCCAGTTCACCTACCTGGTCGGTCTTGCCGCCTCGGGCGTCATGATCGTGCTTCCCAACTACTTTCACAACTACAAAACGAACAAGCACATGGTCATATTCGGTGAATTCATGGCCATTGGCGCATGCATAATGTGCCTCATGTTCATCGTCGTCGATATCGGTCAGCCTTCCCGCATGCTCAACGTGATCTTCCATGCAGCACCGAACTCGATCTTGTTCTACGACATGATCGTGCTCAACGGGTATCTCGCACTCAACCTGCTGGTGGGCTGGACCTGCCTTCAGGCTGACAGGCAGAACCTGCCGCATCCGAAGTGGCTCAAGCCCTTCATCTACACGTCTGTGATCTGGGCTTTCTCGATCCACACCGTGACCGCGTTCCTGTATCAGGGTCTGCCCGGCCGCCACTACTGGCTCACCGCCATTCTGGCTGCCCGCTTCCTGGCCAGCGCGTTCTGCTCCGGACCTGCCATCCTGCTGTTGGTGATGATGGTCACGCAGAAGTTCACAACATTCAGAATGCCTAAGAATGCCCTGAAGACACTGGTCAAGATCATTGCTTACGCCATGTGCGTGAACATGTTCTTCTTCATGCTGGAAGTCTTCACTGCCTTCTACTCCAATATGCCAGGACACACCCATTCTCTGGTGTACCTGTTTGCAGGCTCTCACGGTCACCACGAACTGGTTGGCCTGATGTGGACATTCATCGGTCTGGCTGCCCTCAGCATCATCATGCTGACGACCCCCAAGCTTCGCAATAATCTGAAGCTGCTGCCGTTCACTCTGGTAATCCTGGTTATCGCAACCTGGATCGACAAGGGGCTCGGTCTGTTGATCGGTGGATTCAACCCCACTCCCTTTGATACAATCACTCCTTACTGGCCCACCGGCAAGGAGCTTCTGGTCTCCATGATGGTCTACGCCATCGGCGCACTGGTCGTGACGGTTCTTTTCAAGATCGCCACTGACGTCAAGCAGGAAATGGGTCACTCCCAGTTGCTGCCTTGTGGGTGTTCTTCCGAAGACCATTGCGATTGCACCATGGAATGCGGCTGCCCCAAGGGCGAATGCACCTGTGAGGCAGTTGATGCCCCTGCCGAGGCATAA